Proteins from a genomic interval of Cuculus canorus isolate bCucCan1 chromosome 19, bCucCan1.pri, whole genome shotgun sequence:
- the MORN5 gene encoding MORN repeat-containing protein 5 isoform X6 has protein sequence MAGAAMEAAGGRYRGALLRGRMEGQGSYVLPTGTEYRGVLRDGMLEGEGELRFPGGGTFRAVWHRGRPSKGKYTFADGLEYKDKKWHYCDGYDRRFYTEICFGLKPAGISQLTNLDPPRKIPEGCYDCGDGFYNPETRVIVDYKLRFLRNAASPAQRAV, from the exons ATGGCGGGGGCTGCTATGGAGGCTGCGGGCGGGCGGTACCGCGGGGCCCTGCTGCGCGGGAG GATGGAGGGGCAGGGCTCGTACGTGCTGCCCACGGGCACCGAGTACCGCGGCGTGCTGAGGGACGGGATGCTGGAGGGCGAGGGCGAGTTGCGGTTCCCCGGCGGCGGCACGTTCCGCGCGGTCTGGCACCGCGGGCGGCCCAGCAAG GGGAAATACACGTTTGCAGATGGTCTCGAGTACAAAGATAAAAAATGGCATTACTGCGATGGCTATGACAGAAGATTTTatacagaaatctgttttggtCTTAAACCAGCAG gcaTTTCTCAACTTACAAATCTGGATCCTCCCAGGAAAATCCCGGAAGGATGTTATGACTGTGGTGATGGATTCTATAATCCTGAAACCAGAGTTATTGTTGACTACAAACTCAGGTTTCTGAGAAACGCAG CCAGCCCAGCACAGCGTGCAGTCTGA
- the MORN5 gene encoding MORN repeat-containing protein 5 isoform X7 yields MAGAAMEAAGGRYRGALLRGRMEGQGSYVLPTGTEYRGVLRDGMLEGEGELRFPGGGTFRAVWHRGRPSKGKYTFADGLEYKDKKWHYCDGYDRRFYTEICFGLKPAGISQLTNLDPPRKIPEGCYDCGDGFYNPETRVIVDYKLRFLRNADYYKWH; encoded by the exons ATGGCGGGGGCTGCTATGGAGGCTGCGGGCGGGCGGTACCGCGGGGCCCTGCTGCGCGGGAG GATGGAGGGGCAGGGCTCGTACGTGCTGCCCACGGGCACCGAGTACCGCGGCGTGCTGAGGGACGGGATGCTGGAGGGCGAGGGCGAGTTGCGGTTCCCCGGCGGCGGCACGTTCCGCGCGGTCTGGCACCGCGGGCGGCCCAGCAAG GGGAAATACACGTTTGCAGATGGTCTCGAGTACAAAGATAAAAAATGGCATTACTGCGATGGCTATGACAGAAGATTTTatacagaaatctgttttggtCTTAAACCAGCAG gcaTTTCTCAACTTACAAATCTGGATCCTCCCAGGAAAATCCCGGAAGGATGTTATGACTGTGGTGATGGATTCTATAATCCTGAAACCAGAGTTATTGTTGACTACAAACTCAGGTTTCTGAGAAACGCAG ATTATTACAAATGGCATTGA
- the MORN5 gene encoding MORN repeat-containing protein 5 isoform X2: MAGAAMEAAGGRYRGALLRGRMEGQGSYVLPTGTEYRGVLRDGMLEGEGELRFPGGGTFRAVWHRGRPSKGKYTFADGLEYKDKKWHYCDGYDRRFYTEICFGLKPAGISQLTNLDPPRKIPEGCYDCGDGFYNPETRVIVDYKLRFLRNAVSPGAILIPGFVGLHYAGSILSFPLTWTEDR, translated from the exons ATGGCGGGGGCTGCTATGGAGGCTGCGGGCGGGCGGTACCGCGGGGCCCTGCTGCGCGGGAG GATGGAGGGGCAGGGCTCGTACGTGCTGCCCACGGGCACCGAGTACCGCGGCGTGCTGAGGGACGGGATGCTGGAGGGCGAGGGCGAGTTGCGGTTCCCCGGCGGCGGCACGTTCCGCGCGGTCTGGCACCGCGGGCGGCCCAGCAAG GGGAAATACACGTTTGCAGATGGTCTCGAGTACAAAGATAAAAAATGGCATTACTGCGATGGCTATGACAGAAGATTTTatacagaaatctgttttggtCTTAAACCAGCAG gcaTTTCTCAACTTACAAATCTGGATCCTCCCAGGAAAATCCCGGAAGGATGTTATGACTGTGGTGATGGATTCTATAATCCTGAAACCAGAGTTATTGTTGACTACAAACTCAGGTTTCTGAGAAACGCAG TTAGTCCTGGAGCCATTCTCATCCCTGGATTTGTGGGTCTTCACTATGCTGGATCGATTCTTTCATTTCCCCTTACCTGGACCGAGGATCGTTAG
- the MORN5 gene encoding MORN repeat-containing protein 5 isoform X3 translates to MAGAAMEAAGGRYRGALLRGRMEGQGSYVLPTGTEYRGVLRDGMLEGEGELRFPGGGTFRAVWHRGRPSKGKYTFADGLEYKDKKWHYCDGYDRRFYTEICFGLKPAGISQLTNLDPPRKIPEGCYDCGDGFYNPETRVIVDYKLRFLRNADDDEHEWIIRTCRKAGDETIKHKPKP, encoded by the exons ATGGCGGGGGCTGCTATGGAGGCTGCGGGCGGGCGGTACCGCGGGGCCCTGCTGCGCGGGAG GATGGAGGGGCAGGGCTCGTACGTGCTGCCCACGGGCACCGAGTACCGCGGCGTGCTGAGGGACGGGATGCTGGAGGGCGAGGGCGAGTTGCGGTTCCCCGGCGGCGGCACGTTCCGCGCGGTCTGGCACCGCGGGCGGCCCAGCAAG GGGAAATACACGTTTGCAGATGGTCTCGAGTACAAAGATAAAAAATGGCATTACTGCGATGGCTATGACAGAAGATTTTatacagaaatctgttttggtCTTAAACCAGCAG gcaTTTCTCAACTTACAAATCTGGATCCTCCCAGGAAAATCCCGGAAGGATGTTATGACTGTGGTGATGGATTCTATAATCCTGAAACCAGAGTTATTGTTGACTACAAACTCAGGTTTCTGAGAAACGCAG ACGATGATGAGCATGAATGGATCATTCGGACCTGCCGGAAAGCTGGGGATGAAACAATCAAACATAAACCGAAACCGTGA
- the MORN5 gene encoding MORN repeat-containing protein 5 isoform X5 — protein MAGAAMEAAGGRYRGALLRGRMEGQGSYVLPTGTEYRGVLRDGMLEGEGELRFPGGGTFRAVWHRGRPSKGKYTFADGLEYKDKKWHYCDGYDRRFYTEICFGLKPAGISQLTNLDPPRKIPEGCYDCGDGFYNPETRVIVDYKLRFLRNAEIGLLAPF, from the exons ATGGCGGGGGCTGCTATGGAGGCTGCGGGCGGGCGGTACCGCGGGGCCCTGCTGCGCGGGAG GATGGAGGGGCAGGGCTCGTACGTGCTGCCCACGGGCACCGAGTACCGCGGCGTGCTGAGGGACGGGATGCTGGAGGGCGAGGGCGAGTTGCGGTTCCCCGGCGGCGGCACGTTCCGCGCGGTCTGGCACCGCGGGCGGCCCAGCAAG GGGAAATACACGTTTGCAGATGGTCTCGAGTACAAAGATAAAAAATGGCATTACTGCGATGGCTATGACAGAAGATTTTatacagaaatctgttttggtCTTAAACCAGCAG gcaTTTCTCAACTTACAAATCTGGATCCTCCCAGGAAAATCCCGGAAGGATGTTATGACTGTGGTGATGGATTCTATAATCCTGAAACCAGAGTTATTGTTGACTACAAACTCAGGTTTCTGAGAAACGCAG aaatagGACTCCTGGCACCTTTTTAA
- the MORN5 gene encoding MORN repeat-containing protein 5 isoform X4: MAGAAMEAAGGRYRGALLRGRMEGQGSYVLPTGTEYRGVLRDGMLEGEGELRFPGGGTFRAVWHRGRPSKGKYTFADGLEYKDKKWHYCDGYDRRFYTEICFGLKPAGISQLTNLDPPRKIPEGCYDCGDGFYNPETRVIVDYKLRFLRNAALQIISINIR; encoded by the exons ATGGCGGGGGCTGCTATGGAGGCTGCGGGCGGGCGGTACCGCGGGGCCCTGCTGCGCGGGAG GATGGAGGGGCAGGGCTCGTACGTGCTGCCCACGGGCACCGAGTACCGCGGCGTGCTGAGGGACGGGATGCTGGAGGGCGAGGGCGAGTTGCGGTTCCCCGGCGGCGGCACGTTCCGCGCGGTCTGGCACCGCGGGCGGCCCAGCAAG GGGAAATACACGTTTGCAGATGGTCTCGAGTACAAAGATAAAAAATGGCATTACTGCGATGGCTATGACAGAAGATTTTatacagaaatctgttttggtCTTAAACCAGCAG gcaTTTCTCAACTTACAAATCTGGATCCTCCCAGGAAAATCCCGGAAGGATGTTATGACTGTGGTGATGGATTCTATAATCCTGAAACCAGAGTTATTGTTGACTACAAACTCAGGTTTCTGAGAAACGCAG CCCTACAAATTATATCAATCAATATTCGCTAG
- the NDUFA8 gene encoding NADH dehydrogenase [ubiquinone] 1 alpha subcomplex subunit 8, with the protein MRSALFSPSAPRGAQGEAAGAMPGSLQVPSLEELDVPEVRVSSAVLKAAAHHYGAQCDRPNKEFMLCRWEEKDPRKCLREGRQVNQCALDFFRKIKAHCAEPFTEYWTCIDYSNLQELRRCRKQQAVFDNCVLEKLGWVRPDLGQLSKVTKVKTDRPLPENPYHSRPRPEPNPPIEGELKPSTYGSRLFFWSW; encoded by the exons ATGCGCAGTGCCCTATTCTCCCCCTCCGCGCCGAGGGGAGCTCAAGGAGAGGCGGCGGGCGCCATGCCCGGCTCGCTGCAGGTGCCCTCCCTGGAGGAGCTGGATGTGCCGGAG GTGCGAGTCAGCTCGGCCGTTCTGAAGGCCGCGGCCCACCACTATGGCGCGCAGTGCGACCGGCCCAACAAGGAGTTTATGCTGTGCCgctgggaggagaaggacccgCGCAAGTGCCTGAGGGAGGGACGGCAGGTCAACCAGTGCGCCCTCGACTTCTTCAG GAAGATCAAGGCGCACTGTGCGGAGCCGTTTACAGAGTACTGGACATGCATTGACTATAGCAACTTGCAGGAGCTGCGTCGATGCCGAAAGCAGCAGGCAGTGTTTGATAACTGTGTGCTGGAGAAGTTGGGTTGGGTGAGACCTGATCTGGGACAGCTCTCTAAG GTCACGAAAGTGAAGACCGACCGTCCTCTGCCTGAGAACCCCTACCACTCTAGACCTAGGCCAGAGCCCAATCCACCCATTGAAGGAGAGCTGAAGCCTTCTACTTATGGCAGTAGGCTCTTTTTCTGGTCCTGGTAA
- the MORN5 gene encoding MORN repeat-containing protein 5 isoform X1 produces the protein MAGAAMEAAGGRYRGALLRGRMEGQGSYVLPTGTEYRGVLRDGMLEGEGELRFPGGGTFRAVWHRGRPSKGKYTFADGLEYKDKKWHYCDGYDRRFYTEICFGLKPAGISQLTNLDPPRKIPEGCYDCGDGFYNPETRVIVDYKLRFLRNAAGKEAHRLGTDLPARLAASRYRAKREENRRHLKLSLLPPLLC, from the exons ATGGCGGGGGCTGCTATGGAGGCTGCGGGCGGGCGGTACCGCGGGGCCCTGCTGCGCGGGAG GATGGAGGGGCAGGGCTCGTACGTGCTGCCCACGGGCACCGAGTACCGCGGCGTGCTGAGGGACGGGATGCTGGAGGGCGAGGGCGAGTTGCGGTTCCCCGGCGGCGGCACGTTCCGCGCGGTCTGGCACCGCGGGCGGCCCAGCAAG GGGAAATACACGTTTGCAGATGGTCTCGAGTACAAAGATAAAAAATGGCATTACTGCGATGGCTATGACAGAAGATTTTatacagaaatctgttttggtCTTAAACCAGCAG gcaTTTCTCAACTTACAAATCTGGATCCTCCCAGGAAAATCCCGGAAGGATGTTATGACTGTGGTGATGGATTCTATAATCCTGAAACCAGAGTTATTGTTGACTACAAACTCAGGTTTCTGAGAAACGCAG CGGGCAAGGAAGCACACCGCCTTGGCACTGACCTGCCTGCCCGACTGGCTGCATCCAGGTACCGtgccaaaagagaagaaaatagacGCCATCTGAAACTAAGTTTGCTTCCACCACTTCTTTGTTGA